The DNA sequence CCACCCGTCCGGGAACCACCCGTAAGGAGGACGTCACTCGACGCCGAGCATGACCTCCGTGGACTTCACGAGCACGGTCACCGGCTTGCCCGGCGCCAGCTCCAGCTCCTCGGTGGCGTCCTTCGTGATCGACGCGACGACCTGCTGGCCGCCGTCGAGCTCGACGGTCACCACGGACATCACCGCGCCCGGTTTGACGG is a window from the Amycolatopsis sp. NBC_00355 genome containing:
- a CDS encoding TOBE domain-containing protein, with amino-acid sequence MRLSTRNQLTGTVSAVKPGAVMSVVTVELDGGQQVVASITKDATEELELAPGKPVTVLVKSTEVMLGVE